A portion of the Myxococcus stipitatus genome contains these proteins:
- a CDS encoding alpha/beta fold hydrolase, with translation MPMLNVNGAELHYEDTGGTGEPILFSHGLLWSTRLFDPQVDALRGRYRCVAYDHRGQGRSAVPPVNAIDMETLYLDALGLVSKLGLGPCHFVGLSMGGFIGMRIAARRPELLRSLTLVETSADPEPLANVPRYTLLNLIARLAGLRPVADPVMRIMFGRTFLTDPNRAEERALWRARLLENRRDIWRAVNGVIRRNAVAHEVPHIRVPTLIIVGEEDVATVPAKAERLHQLIPGSRLTRLPRGGHSSTVEEPSLVNAALGSFLESQVRGPAVSSQTA, from the coding sequence ATGCCGATGCTGAACGTCAACGGAGCGGAGCTGCACTACGAGGACACGGGCGGGACGGGTGAGCCCATCCTGTTCAGCCATGGACTCTTGTGGAGCACCCGCCTGTTCGACCCACAGGTTGACGCGCTGCGAGGGCGCTATCGGTGTGTCGCGTACGACCACCGGGGCCAGGGCCGCAGCGCGGTTCCGCCGGTGAACGCCATCGACATGGAGACGCTGTACCTGGACGCGCTGGGCCTCGTCTCCAAGCTGGGCCTGGGCCCGTGCCACTTCGTGGGCCTGTCCATGGGGGGCTTCATCGGCATGCGCATCGCCGCGCGTCGGCCGGAGCTGCTGCGCTCGCTCACCCTGGTGGAGACGTCCGCGGACCCGGAGCCGCTGGCCAACGTGCCGCGCTACACGCTGCTCAACCTCATCGCCCGGCTGGCCGGTTTGCGGCCGGTGGCGGACCCGGTGATGCGCATCATGTTCGGCCGCACCTTCCTCACCGACCCCAACCGCGCCGAGGAGCGGGCCCTGTGGCGCGCGCGCCTGTTGGAGAATCGCCGCGACATCTGGCGCGCCGTCAACGGCGTCATCCGCCGCAACGCGGTGGCGCACGAGGTGCCCCACATCCGCGTGCCCACGCTCATCATCGTGGGCGAGGAGGACGTCGCCACCGTCCCCGCCAAGGCCGAGCGCCTCCACCAGCTCATCCCCGGCTCGCGGCTGACGCGGCTGCCCCGGGGCGGGCACTCCTCCACGGTGGAGGAGCCCTCGCTCGTCAACGCCGCGCTCGGCTCCTTCCTGGAGTCCCAGGTGCGCGGGCCCGCCGTCTCCTCGCAGACGGCCTGA
- a CDS encoding AAA family ATPase, with translation MGLTLGHLEGRLAGMLKLQWLQVHQFRAVKPGTRLSFSPTFNVLLGRNGTGKTLLLELLAAVASSDFTALGREPFDVEYALAADTGHITVRVRNTPMEPVAAGLSMDISVAPVGMAWPLVIHREGVMVSVSPVDDPGVVVQERIAPEVAGRLWLVLMSGGIAWVEKTGEGTAAVEPLLAMAREVSAQAGLVRFDEGLGYFEQLFQVELRLSRRAQGVLAAGSGLASKDLLDGLRGLAAAQWGAPRYVVPSEAVPFLREAARLLGFAGAEAVLVPVEAPQEGRQYESLTLGGLELVFTGPGGARVSARELGHGQKRLLALLHYLGHARAVAIADEVAHSLHPELVRDTLALLGERQSFLTSQSPLLLDQLSFDSPEHVSATFTRCGWEEGTGLLTWEDPTPEAAGRVFSDWSAAPGGGASLLQAQGLW, from the coding sequence GTGGGGTTGACCCTGGGGCACCTGGAAGGGAGGCTGGCGGGGATGCTCAAGCTCCAGTGGCTCCAGGTCCACCAGTTCCGCGCCGTGAAGCCCGGCACGCGGCTGTCCTTCAGCCCCACCTTCAACGTCCTGTTGGGCCGCAACGGCACGGGGAAGACGCTGTTGTTGGAGCTGCTGGCGGCGGTGGCCAGCTCCGACTTCACGGCCCTGGGGCGCGAGCCCTTCGACGTGGAGTACGCGCTGGCGGCGGACACGGGCCACATCACCGTGCGGGTGCGCAACACACCCATGGAGCCGGTGGCCGCGGGGCTCTCCATGGACATCTCCGTCGCGCCGGTGGGCATGGCCTGGCCGCTCGTCATCCACCGCGAGGGCGTGATGGTCTCCGTGTCGCCGGTGGACGACCCGGGCGTCGTCGTCCAGGAGCGCATCGCGCCGGAGGTCGCCGGCCGGCTGTGGCTGGTGCTCATGTCGGGCGGCATCGCCTGGGTGGAGAAGACGGGCGAGGGCACCGCCGCGGTGGAGCCGCTGCTGGCCATGGCCCGCGAGGTGTCCGCCCAGGCGGGCCTGGTGCGCTTCGACGAGGGCCTGGGCTACTTCGAGCAGCTCTTCCAGGTCGAGCTGCGCCTGTCTCGCCGCGCCCAGGGCGTGCTCGCCGCGGGTTCGGGGCTGGCCTCCAAGGACCTGCTGGACGGCCTGCGGGGGTTGGCCGCCGCGCAGTGGGGCGCGCCCCGGTACGTCGTCCCGTCGGAGGCGGTGCCCTTCCTGCGCGAGGCGGCCCGGCTGCTCGGCTTCGCCGGCGCGGAGGCCGTCCTCGTCCCCGTGGAGGCCCCGCAGGAGGGGCGCCAGTACGAATCCCTCACGCTGGGCGGCCTGGAGCTCGTCTTCACGGGGCCGGGGGGCGCCCGTGTGTCGGCGCGCGAGCTGGGCCATGGCCAGAAGCGCCTCCTGGCGCTGCTGCACTACCTGGGGCACGCGCGCGCGGTGGCCATCGCGGACGAGGTGGCGCACTCGCTCCACCCGGAGCTGGTGCGCGACACGCTGGCGCTGCTGGGCGAGCGGCAGAGCTTCCTCACCAGCCAGAGCCCGCTCCTGCTGGACCAGCTCTCGTTCGATTCCCCGGAGCACGTCAGCGCCACCTTCACGCGGTGCGGCTGGGAGGAGGGCACCGGGCTGCTCACCTGGGAGGACCCCACGCCCGAGGCCGCCGGCCGCGTCTTCAGCGACTGGTCCGCCGCGCCGGGCGGCGGGGCCTCCCTGCTCCAAGCGCAGGGGCTCTGGTAA
- a CDS encoding HEAT repeat domain-containing protein has translation MTEVRRLKPGMGAMTEIISDKDELTKGAQLFDGKQLANLSRYENKLFADASGSGATPYKVSLVFNEPREVKGRCSCMAARSRPFCKHAAALLVAWSRTPDAFVTADAPPAGAAGPARKSVKKGKTEAVDLMRSGVEQVSTLVRELGLSGVASLAADRPQQVRALGEALRANGLRRLAARAVEVAGLLEQAVARTGAFEPPVFTDLVADMLLTARKVEKHLGGEALEDRYVEELIGKTWTKKDRAPAGPLTLLEYAFTSRVTPDDYLVRESRFLELGSGRHYAEKQIIPAFLKRVEPKRSHAGMVLVEARGGQYPGFAPHRLDLEDTPRSEPVDGDALGRLVDAALPDVGAVLTAFQEHRKDVFAPELLPVAVRVRTLVASGQRSQWVDDEGRGVFLPADPRLEEPLAAALEGARLRAVLGDLGLEAALPTLFPLALVVETEDGLELRGLGPPGTEEEARGRRRARPAVATAVAVPRSGWSEAARAAGASEAAIALAEVRDELAERFSHGLASVSSRAVEPLVARLRELGLEKPAALLEALAQRPDAGARLDDFIKVYQVLGIALVRLAGVVQVDSGALEPVVTHPSVRVRRPQAPLPPDEALRRRARGELTRYEAAEHMARHYAALPPEALLTSLHPTWSDGAAGPALAAALARFERPRVLEVARQALHERHGRMVRRTALLVLARMGGIEAKGLLEVVARGDSDAGLRRRAVTLLENLQAERQGPKAVAELARKRGALVAPLAHTALTAVKKDARDGAVEALKDLGLPQVISVLRQVRHADPAPTVRRHATLALAWLGDADLLDAAVRAVEARETDEASAEVAAEVLGLLGDSRGAEVLLWALADGWRATDAEQALRELGLGILEPALRLADERPEVVARKDVRALFDRLPGEPVGAALRARVASSVAHPERMARLEAYLTLATANLHGAAKPVAEALLALPEVAADKKLSRAAKKALGQKA, from the coding sequence ATGACTGAGGTGCGCAGGCTCAAGCCCGGCATGGGCGCGATGACGGAGATCATCAGCGACAAGGACGAGCTGACCAAGGGCGCGCAGCTCTTCGACGGCAAGCAGCTGGCGAACCTGTCGCGCTACGAGAACAAGCTCTTCGCGGACGCGTCCGGCTCCGGGGCGACGCCCTACAAGGTGTCGCTCGTCTTCAACGAGCCGCGCGAGGTGAAGGGGCGGTGCTCGTGCATGGCGGCGCGCTCGCGGCCCTTCTGCAAGCACGCGGCGGCGCTGCTGGTGGCCTGGTCGCGCACCCCGGACGCCTTCGTCACCGCGGACGCTCCCCCGGCGGGCGCGGCGGGCCCGGCGAGGAAGAGCGTGAAGAAGGGCAAGACGGAGGCGGTGGACCTGATGCGCTCGGGCGTGGAGCAGGTGTCCACGCTGGTGCGGGAGCTGGGTCTGTCGGGCGTGGCCTCGCTGGCGGCGGACCGGCCCCAGCAGGTGCGCGCGCTGGGCGAGGCGCTGCGCGCCAACGGGCTGCGCCGGCTGGCCGCGCGCGCGGTGGAGGTGGCGGGGCTGCTGGAGCAGGCCGTGGCGCGCACCGGCGCCTTCGAGCCTCCCGTCTTCACGGACCTGGTGGCGGACATGCTGCTGACGGCGCGCAAGGTGGAGAAGCACCTGGGCGGCGAGGCGTTGGAGGACCGCTACGTCGAGGAGCTCATCGGCAAGACGTGGACGAAGAAGGACCGGGCGCCCGCGGGCCCGCTGACGCTGCTCGAGTACGCCTTCACCTCGCGCGTCACCCCGGACGATTACCTGGTGCGCGAGAGCCGCTTCCTTGAGCTGGGCTCTGGCCGGCACTACGCGGAGAAGCAGATCATCCCCGCCTTCCTCAAGCGCGTGGAGCCCAAGCGCAGCCACGCCGGCATGGTGCTGGTGGAGGCTCGGGGCGGACAGTACCCAGGCTTCGCGCCCCACCGGCTCGACCTGGAGGACACGCCGCGCTCGGAGCCGGTGGACGGGGACGCGCTGGGGCGGCTGGTGGACGCGGCGCTGCCGGACGTGGGCGCGGTGCTCACGGCCTTCCAGGAGCACCGCAAGGACGTCTTCGCGCCGGAGCTGCTGCCGGTGGCGGTGCGGGTGCGGACGCTGGTGGCCAGCGGCCAGCGCTCCCAGTGGGTGGACGACGAGGGACGGGGCGTGTTCCTGCCGGCGGACCCGCGCCTGGAGGAGCCGCTGGCGGCGGCGCTGGAGGGCGCGAGGCTGCGGGCGGTGCTGGGCGACCTGGGGCTGGAGGCGGCGCTGCCCACGCTGTTCCCGCTGGCGCTGGTGGTGGAGACGGAGGACGGGTTGGAGCTGCGGGGCCTGGGCCCGCCGGGGACGGAGGAGGAGGCGCGGGGGCGGCGGCGCGCGCGCCCGGCGGTGGCGACGGCTGTGGCGGTGCCCCGGAGCGGCTGGTCGGAGGCGGCGCGCGCGGCGGGCGCCTCGGAGGCGGCCATCGCGCTCGCGGAGGTGCGGGACGAGCTGGCGGAGCGCTTCTCCCACGGGCTGGCCTCCGTGTCCTCGCGCGCGGTGGAGCCGCTGGTGGCGCGGCTGCGGGAGCTGGGGCTGGAGAAGCCCGCGGCGCTGCTGGAGGCGCTCGCGCAGCGGCCGGACGCGGGGGCGCGGCTGGACGACTTCATCAAGGTCTACCAGGTGCTGGGCATCGCCCTGGTGCGACTGGCGGGCGTGGTGCAGGTGGACTCGGGCGCGCTGGAGCCCGTCGTCACGCACCCGAGCGTCCGCGTGCGGCGGCCCCAGGCGCCGCTGCCCCCCGACGAGGCGCTGCGGCGGCGGGCCCGTGGCGAGCTGACGCGCTACGAGGCGGCGGAGCACATGGCGCGTCACTACGCGGCCCTGCCCCCGGAGGCGCTGCTGACGTCGCTCCATCCGACCTGGAGCGACGGCGCGGCGGGGCCCGCGCTGGCGGCGGCGCTGGCGAGGTTCGAGCGTCCCCGCGTGCTGGAGGTGGCCCGCCAGGCCCTGCACGAGCGCCATGGCCGCATGGTGCGGCGCACGGCCCTGCTCGTCCTGGCCCGGATGGGCGGCATCGAGGCGAAGGGGCTGCTGGAGGTCGTGGCGCGCGGGGACTCCGACGCCGGCCTGCGGCGGCGCGCCGTCACGCTGCTCGAGAACCTCCAGGCGGAGCGTCAGGGCCCCAAGGCCGTGGCGGAGCTGGCTCGAAAGCGCGGGGCGCTCGTGGCGCCGCTGGCCCACACCGCGCTGACGGCGGTGAAGAAGGACGCGCGCGACGGGGCGGTGGAGGCGCTGAAGGATTTGGGGCTGCCGCAGGTGATTTCCGTGCTGCGGCAGGTGCGGCACGCGGACCCGGCGCCCACGGTGCGCCGCCACGCGACGCTGGCGCTGGCGTGGCTGGGGGACGCGGACCTGCTGGACGCGGCGGTGCGCGCCGTGGAGGCGCGGGAGACGGACGAGGCCTCGGCGGAGGTCGCCGCCGAGGTGCTGGGCCTGCTGGGCGACTCACGGGGCGCGGAGGTGCTGCTGTGGGCCCTGGCCGACGGGTGGCGCGCGACCGACGCCGAGCAGGCCCTGCGCGAGCTGGGCCTGGGCATCCTGGAGCCAGCGCTGCGGCTGGCCGACGAGCGTCCAGAGGTGGTGGCGCGCAAGGATGTGCGCGCGCTGTTCGACCGCCTGCCCGGAGAGCCCGTCGGCGCCGCGCTGCGCGCGCGCGTGGCGTCCTCCGTGGCGCACCCCGAGCGCATGGCGCGCCTCGAGGCCTACCTGACGCTCGCCACGGCGAACCTGCACGGCGCGGCGAAGCCGGTGGCCGAGGCGCTCCTCGCGCTGCCGGAGGTCGCCGCGGACAAGAAGCTCTCGCGCGCGGCGAAGAAGGCGCTCGGGCAGAAGGCGTGA
- a CDS encoding DUF5682 family protein, with protein sequence MDLDLLGRVHLFPVRHHSPRTTRVLVPWLARVEPEVVLVEGPIDATALVDVLCDAETKPPVAILGYRTDDTPGSAMWPFADYSPEYAALRWARSHGAQARFIDIPTGVSLALGAREDETPPPLESDAVAAVAEDSGEEEEPLTEQLARRQGYRSFEELWEALFEAPDWTPEGFKPVLLAWADLLNTGPRRDHHRWRDAFMARQILEVVASGVAPERIAVVAGAAHVAAFLARDLEPALEAKLPAAVPSAVTVIPYSFPRLSEQLGYGAGNRAPHFYQKAHEASCDFRRATLEVLLDFSGHLRLRGFTASLADVLEAYRLALTLTDLREKSAPGVDELREATVATLCRGDATHVDSFLWKSAVGHQVGRVASRIGKNSLQAEFWREVDARRLPRTDSAETFSLRLNNEVEVGSSVFLHRLRVAGIPYAALTGAGQQKLKPHEAGGHAALSRVRETWEAQWTPSTDVALVEKIILGDSLEAVTTRVLQEQLDATRATADAARVLLEAVTTSCPVTMAAALRVCDAHASTDADLPSLAQAARSLSGLVAYGTSRAHADAGDEAVARLCKKTFSRALLRLRVACDCGPDAVADVLEALRTLHEVALAQPLVDKAGWLTEARWLMASDTVHPAASGLCAGLLYIAQELTEAEVAREVRQRVSPAADPEKGAAWLEGFLRVNALVLVKSREVVMALDAFLLTMEPERFRQTLPVLRRALSTLGHTERRYLMENVVGGRKLTEHGGAAKAVLAEKDKAKLKDMSAELGKALDDLDDLL encoded by the coding sequence ATGGACCTGGACCTGCTTGGCCGGGTGCACCTGTTCCCGGTGCGCCACCACTCACCGCGCACGACGCGGGTGCTCGTGCCATGGCTCGCCCGGGTGGAGCCGGAGGTGGTCCTCGTCGAGGGCCCCATCGACGCCACCGCGCTGGTGGACGTGCTGTGCGACGCGGAGACGAAGCCGCCCGTCGCCATCCTCGGCTACCGGACGGACGACACGCCGGGTTCGGCGATGTGGCCCTTCGCGGACTATTCGCCCGAGTACGCGGCGCTGCGCTGGGCCCGGAGTCACGGGGCCCAGGCGCGCTTCATCGACATCCCCACCGGCGTCAGCCTGGCCCTGGGCGCCCGCGAGGACGAGACACCTCCGCCGCTGGAGAGCGACGCGGTGGCGGCCGTCGCGGAGGACTCGGGAGAAGAGGAAGAGCCGCTCACGGAGCAGCTCGCGCGGCGGCAGGGCTACCGCTCGTTCGAGGAGCTGTGGGAGGCGCTGTTCGAGGCGCCGGACTGGACGCCCGAGGGCTTCAAGCCCGTGCTGCTCGCGTGGGCGGACCTGCTCAACACGGGGCCCCGGAGGGACCACCACCGCTGGAGAGACGCCTTCATGGCGCGCCAGATACTGGAGGTGGTGGCCAGCGGCGTCGCGCCGGAGCGCATCGCCGTCGTGGCGGGCGCGGCGCACGTGGCGGCGTTCCTGGCCCGGGACTTGGAGCCGGCGCTGGAGGCGAAGCTGCCGGCGGCCGTGCCGAGCGCGGTGACGGTGATTCCGTACAGCTTCCCCCGGCTGTCGGAGCAGCTCGGGTACGGGGCGGGCAACCGCGCGCCGCACTTCTACCAGAAGGCCCACGAGGCCTCGTGCGACTTCCGGCGCGCGACGCTGGAGGTGCTGCTCGACTTCTCCGGGCACCTGCGGCTGCGAGGCTTCACCGCGTCGCTGGCGGACGTGCTGGAGGCGTACCGGCTGGCGCTGACGCTGACGGACCTGCGGGAGAAGAGCGCGCCGGGGGTGGACGAGCTGAGAGAGGCCACCGTGGCCACGCTGTGCCGGGGCGACGCCACGCACGTGGACAGCTTCCTGTGGAAGAGCGCCGTGGGGCACCAGGTGGGCCGGGTGGCCAGCCGCATCGGGAAGAACTCGCTCCAGGCGGAGTTCTGGCGGGAGGTGGACGCGCGGAGGCTGCCTCGCACGGACAGCGCGGAGACGTTCTCCCTGCGGCTGAACAACGAGGTGGAGGTGGGCAGCTCCGTGTTCCTGCACCGGCTGCGCGTGGCGGGCATCCCCTACGCGGCGCTCACCGGCGCGGGGCAGCAGAAGCTCAAGCCCCACGAGGCCGGCGGCCACGCGGCGCTGTCCCGCGTGCGGGAGACGTGGGAGGCGCAGTGGACGCCGTCCACGGACGTCGCGCTGGTGGAGAAGATCATCCTCGGCGACTCGTTGGAGGCGGTGACGACGCGCGTGCTCCAGGAGCAGCTGGACGCCACGCGCGCCACGGCGGACGCAGCGCGGGTGCTACTGGAGGCGGTGACGACCAGCTGCCCGGTGACGATGGCGGCGGCCCTGCGGGTGTGCGACGCGCACGCGTCGACGGACGCGGACCTGCCCTCGCTGGCCCAGGCGGCGCGCTCCCTGTCGGGGCTCGTGGCCTATGGCACGTCCCGGGCCCACGCCGACGCGGGCGACGAGGCGGTGGCGCGGCTGTGCAAGAAGACCTTCTCCCGCGCCCTGCTGCGGCTGCGCGTCGCGTGCGACTGCGGCCCGGACGCGGTGGCGGACGTGCTGGAGGCGCTGCGCACGCTGCACGAGGTGGCGCTGGCGCAGCCCCTCGTCGACAAGGCGGGCTGGCTGACGGAGGCGCGCTGGCTGATGGCGAGCGACACCGTGCACCCCGCGGCGTCGGGCCTGTGCGCGGGCCTGCTGTACATCGCCCAGGAGCTGACGGAGGCGGAGGTGGCGCGGGAGGTGCGCCAGCGCGTGTCGCCCGCCGCGGACCCGGAGAAGGGCGCCGCATGGCTGGAGGGCTTCCTGCGGGTCAACGCCCTGGTGCTGGTGAAGAGCCGCGAGGTGGTGATGGCGCTGGACGCCTTCCTCCTGACGATGGAGCCGGAGCGCTTCCGTCAGACCCTCCCGGTATTGAGGAGGGCACTGAGCACGCTGGGTCACACCGAGCGCCGCTACCTGATGGAGAACGTGGTGGGCGGGCGCAAGCTGACGGAGCACGGCGGGGCGGCGAAGGCGGTGCTCGCGGAGAAGGACAAGGCGAAGCTCAAGGACATGAGCGCGGAGCTGGGCAAGGCGCTCGACGACCTGGACGACCTGCTATGA
- a CDS encoding ATP-binding protein, translating into MPDIRLPAEAKFQNELQALAAHDDKARPPGWALSPRAVETYILGASKPVGGVTITPKYVGDKGLVQVCIATLASDRALMLAGEPGTAKSWLSEHLSAAISGTSALIVQGTAGTSEDHLKYSWNYALLLAKGPTPEALVPSPVLRAMRAGKFARFEEVTRTSPEIQDTLISLLSEKQVSIPELGEVVSAQRGFNLIATANTRDRGVNEMSAALKRRFNFVTVPVVEDLEQEIQIVTRREAELRNDYQVGVPPPAELSRMLLTLFQELRQGVTKDGQTKVRTPNAVLSTAEAISVLFNSSILAEQFGGGAVTAKELAASLMGAVVKEQEGDVKALREYMETVAKERPGAWKELYTASKKLLRG; encoded by the coding sequence ATGCCGGACATCCGCCTACCCGCCGAAGCGAAGTTCCAGAACGAGCTGCAAGCCCTCGCCGCGCACGACGACAAGGCACGCCCACCGGGCTGGGCCCTGTCACCCCGGGCGGTGGAGACCTACATCCTGGGCGCCAGCAAGCCCGTGGGTGGGGTGACGATTACGCCCAAGTATGTGGGCGACAAGGGGCTGGTGCAGGTGTGCATCGCCACGCTCGCGTCCGACCGGGCGCTGATGCTGGCGGGCGAGCCCGGCACCGCGAAGAGCTGGCTGTCGGAGCACCTGTCCGCCGCCATCAGCGGCACCTCCGCCCTCATCGTCCAGGGCACGGCCGGCACCAGCGAGGACCACCTCAAGTACTCCTGGAACTACGCGCTGCTGCTCGCCAAGGGCCCCACGCCGGAGGCCCTGGTGCCCTCCCCCGTGCTGAGGGCCATGCGCGCCGGCAAGTTCGCCCGCTTCGAGGAGGTGACCCGCACCTCGCCCGAAATCCAGGACACGCTCATCTCCCTCCTGTCGGAGAAGCAGGTCTCCATCCCGGAGCTGGGCGAGGTGGTGAGCGCGCAGCGGGGCTTCAACCTCATCGCCACCGCGAACACGCGGGACCGGGGCGTCAACGAGATGAGCGCCGCGCTCAAGCGCCGCTTCAACTTCGTCACCGTGCCCGTGGTGGAGGACCTGGAGCAGGAGATTCAAATCGTCACCCGGCGCGAGGCGGAGCTGCGCAATGACTATCAGGTCGGAGTGCCGCCACCCGCGGAGCTGTCCCGGATGTTGCTGACGCTGTTCCAGGAGCTGCGCCAGGGCGTGACGAAGGATGGGCAGACGAAGGTGCGCACGCCCAACGCGGTGCTGTCCACGGCGGAGGCCATCAGCGTGCTGTTCAACAGCTCCATCCTCGCCGAGCAGTTCGGAGGAGGCGCGGTGACGGCGAAGGAGCTGGCGGCGTCGTTGATGGGCGCGGTGGTCAAGGAGCAGGAAGGGGACGTCAAGGCGCTGCGCGAGTACATGGAGACGGTGGCCAAGGAGCGCCCCGGCGCGTGGAAGGAGCTGTACACCGCCAGCAAGAAGCTCCTGAGGGGCTGA
- a CDS encoding double-CXXCG motif protein translates to MTPRARAGDPRRTGFHRRLDTPPGECSARAEPRARARPHARLGGGHAPAGKKLRATVDGLRGSPRCRREGRTDMAEDQPLRQALCRRCGAVLWDGEPCPLCGSQPKSDPVVDAEWLDASAMPAADVFRFWWSPATTLASERFVEVLRSMGDTGIQVKEVTVGRPAEAGARL, encoded by the coding sequence ATGACTCCTCGCGCGCGGGCGGGGGACCCGCGACGGACAGGGTTTCATCGCAGGCTGGACACTCCCCCCGGGGAGTGCAGTGCGCGGGCGGAGCCCCGAGCCAGGGCCCGACCTCACGCCCGCCTCGGGGGCGGCCATGCTCCGGCCGGGAAGAAACTCCGCGCCACTGTGGACGGCTTACGCGGGTCCCCCAGGTGCCGAAGGGAAGGAAGGACGGACATGGCCGAGGACCAGCCCTTGCGACAGGCCCTCTGCAGGCGATGCGGTGCGGTGCTCTGGGATGGCGAGCCGTGCCCGTTGTGCGGCTCCCAGCCGAAGTCGGACCCGGTGGTTGATGCGGAGTGGCTCGACGCCAGCGCGATGCCGGCGGCGGATGTCTTCCGGTTCTGGTGGAGCCCAGCCACGACTCTCGCGAGCGAGCGCTTCGTCGAGGTGCTGCGCAGCATGGGCGACACCGGTATCCAGGTGAAGGAGGTGACCGTGGGGCGGCCCGCCGAGGCTGGAGCCAGGCTGTAG
- a CDS encoding VWA domain-containing protein yields the protein MTVDPKTLSREDREALLRWRLALGPEAEKSGVCPSLGALADVAGTVGLGEGELGELDGALSFVYGEQRGGRGSSQPRIPQWLAALRDFFQDDVVALVQKDAIERRNLTQLLFEPETLPFLEKNVELVTTLVSARNLIPDQAKDIARQIVREVVEELRKKLESSVRMAVFGALRRDLTSPLPIARNIDWKRTVRHNLKGWDAANQRLVPERFYFWPNQQKRHEWDVTLVVDQSGSMAESVVYSSVMAAIFASLNVLRTRLVLFDTEVVDMTPVLADPVDVLFSAQLGGGTDINRAVAYAMEHHVERPEKTLFLLITDLFEGGDAGQLVARLRQLVESHAKVLCLLALSDSGTPSYDQGLARELTALGIPCFGCTPRKLVEVVERVMRHQDLSSLVESTREKHHD from the coding sequence ATGACCGTCGACCCGAAGACGTTGTCACGAGAGGACCGCGAGGCCCTGCTGCGCTGGCGGCTGGCGCTGGGCCCGGAGGCGGAGAAGAGCGGCGTGTGTCCGTCCCTGGGGGCGCTCGCGGACGTGGCCGGCACCGTGGGCCTGGGCGAGGGAGAGCTGGGGGAGCTGGATGGCGCGCTGTCGTTCGTCTACGGCGAGCAGCGCGGGGGCCGCGGGAGCTCGCAGCCGCGCATCCCCCAGTGGCTGGCCGCGCTGCGCGACTTCTTCCAGGACGACGTGGTGGCGCTGGTGCAGAAGGACGCCATCGAGCGCAGGAACCTCACCCAGCTGCTGTTCGAGCCGGAGACGCTGCCGTTCCTCGAGAAGAACGTGGAGCTGGTGACGACGCTGGTGAGCGCGCGCAACCTCATCCCGGACCAGGCCAAGGACATCGCGCGACAGATTGTCCGCGAGGTGGTGGAGGAGCTGCGCAAGAAGCTGGAGTCCAGCGTGCGCATGGCCGTGTTCGGAGCGCTCCGGCGAGACCTGACGAGCCCGCTGCCCATCGCGCGCAACATCGACTGGAAGCGCACCGTCCGCCACAACCTCAAGGGCTGGGACGCGGCGAACCAGCGGCTGGTGCCCGAGCGCTTCTACTTCTGGCCCAACCAGCAGAAGCGCCACGAGTGGGACGTGACGCTCGTGGTGGACCAGTCCGGTTCCATGGCGGAGAGCGTGGTGTACAGCTCGGTGATGGCGGCCATCTTCGCGTCGCTCAACGTGCTGCGCACGCGCCTGGTCCTGTTCGACACGGAGGTGGTGGACATGACGCCGGTGCTGGCGGACCCGGTGGACGTGCTGTTCTCCGCGCAGCTGGGCGGCGGCACGGACATCAACCGCGCGGTGGCCTACGCCATGGAGCACCACGTGGAGCGACCGGAGAAGACGCTCTTCCTGCTCATCACCGACCTGTTCGAGGGCGGTGACGCGGGGCAGCTGGTCGCCCGGCTGCGCCAGCTGGTGGAGTCGCACGCGAAGGTGCTGTGCCTACTGGCGCTGTCGGACAGCGGGACGCCGTCGTACGACCAGGGGCTGGCGCGCGAGCTCACCGCGCTGGGCATCCCCTGCTTCGGGTGCACCCCGCGCAAGCTGGTGGAGGTGGTGGAGCGGGTGATGCGCCACCAGGACCTGTCCTCGCTCGTCGAGTCCACGCGGGAGAAGCACCATGACTGA